The stretch of DNA CCGATCGACGAAGAACGTAGGGACTGAACGATGAATGATAGCCGACTGTTTCTTTCGAAGCGGTCGGCTATTTTTCTATTAGTCTTCATAGTATGAAATTTCCCATTCGCATAAGTCGGAACCTGAGTCGGATTTATGGTATGATGTGGTGGAAAAAAGTCGGAATAAGCGAGGAAACCATTATGATCTTAGTGTTAGATACCGGTAATACGAATATTGTCCTTGGGGTATATGAACAAGAAGAGTTGAAATACCATTGGCGAATGGAAACATATAGGCATAAGACGGAAGACGAGTATGCCATGCAAGTGAAGTCTCTCTTCACGCATGTCGGTCTTTCTTTTGATGATATTAACGGCATCATCATTTCATCCGTCGTCCCGCCTGTCATGTTCCCGCTGGAGCAGATGTGCCGAAAATACTTCAACCAAAAACCGCTCATTGTCGGACCGGGCATGAAGACCGGTTTGAACATCAAGTATGAGAATCCACGTGAGGTCGGAGCAGACCGGATTGTAAACGCCGTAGCCGCTATCCATGATTACGGTGACCCGCTCATCATCGTCGATTTCGGAACTGCCACGACCTATTGTTATGTGAATGAACGCGGCGAATACATGGGTGGCGCCATTGCCCCGGGAATCGGCATCTCCATGGAAGCCCTATTTGACCGGGCATCCAAGCTGCCGCGTATTGAATTGACCCGGCCGGAACATGTCATAGGAAAGAATACGGTAGCCGCCATGCAGGCGGGCATCGTCTATGGCTACGTAGGCCAAGTCGAAGGTATTGTTGCCCGGATGAAAGCACAAAGTAAAGTGGAACCGACCGTCATTGCAACCGGGGGACTTGCCGATTTGATAGCAAGCGAAACGGATGTCATCGATGTTGTTGATAATTTCCTGACGTTGAAAGGGCTTCATTTGATTTATGAACGAAATATGAGTGAACGAGAACTTCCCCGAGTGAAGGAGAGATTGAACAATGAGTGATTACTTAGTGAAAGCCGTTGCATATGAAGGGACGATCCGGGCCTATGCCGTCCGATCGACCGATATGGTGGCCGAGGTGCAGCGTCGGCATACTATGTGGCCCACTGCAACTGCAGCACTCGGCCGGACGATGACGGCGGCGGCCATGATGGGTGCCATGGCGAAAGGAAACGACAAGCTGACGATAAAAGTCGAAGGGAACGGGCCGATCGGTGCGATGATAGTCGATGCCAATGCCAATGGCGAAGTACGAGGCTATGCCACGAACCCCCATGTCCATTTTGAGTTGAACGACCAAGGGAAATTGGATGTTCGACGTGCTGTCGGAACAGAGGGAATGTTGACGGTCGTAAAAGATCTCGGTCTGCGTGATTTCTTTACCGGTCAAGTTCCGCTCGTTTCGGGGGAAATTGCCGAGGACTTCACGCAGTATTTTGTCGTTTCCGAGCAGGTTCCTTCCGCTGTGGGGCTTGGGGTGCTTGTCAATCCGGATAATACAGTGAAGGCGGCAGGCGGTTTTATTATCCAAGTAATGCCAGGGGCTACTGACGAAACAATCAGTCTGTTGGAAGAAAAGATCGCCAGTGTAGATCCGATTTCAAAACAGATCGACCGGGGCTTGACGCCGGAAGAAATCCTCGGTGAGGTCCTAGGGACGGAACAAGTGACCGTCTTGGATCGTTTGGATGTAAAGTTCTCATGCAATTGCTCGAAGGAACGATTCGGGAATGCCATTATCGGGTTGGGTGAAAAAGAAATTCGGGAAATGATTGAAGAGGACGAAAAAGCGGAGGCACATTGCCATTTCTGCCTGGAGACGTATACGTATTCAAAAGATGAACTAGAAGGTTTTATCGATGAAATACGGTCACAATCCTAAGGAAGTTCCCCCGAAACGAAGATTGAAGACCAAGCCGCTCCTCATTTTGATCGGTATCCTGTTTGCTTTCAATGTCCTCTGGTTCATCGGCTGGTTGATTCCCGACAAGCCTAAGAATTCGGATGAAGTCGTGGCGACGGTTGCGGGGGAGCCGATCATGCGGGAGGAGTGGCTGACAGCTATGGAAGAGGAAGTGGGCCGTGAAACGTTATTGGACCTGGTCAATGGACGGGTTATGGAAGCGGCGGCCAAGCGGTATGGCATCAAGGTGACCGATCAAGAAATTGATACGGAGCTTGCATTGATCGCTTCCGTCGGAGGTCAATCGTACTCCGGCCTG from Bacillus sp. OxB-1 encodes:
- a CDS encoding type III pantothenate kinase, which translates into the protein MILVLDTGNTNIVLGVYEQEELKYHWRMETYRHKTEDEYAMQVKSLFTHVGLSFDDINGIIISSVVPPVMFPLEQMCRKYFNQKPLIVGPGMKTGLNIKYENPREVGADRIVNAVAAIHDYGDPLIIVDFGTATTYCYVNERGEYMGGAIAPGIGISMEALFDRASKLPRIELTRPEHVIGKNTVAAMQAGIVYGYVGQVEGIVARMKAQSKVEPTVIATGGLADLIASETDVIDVVDNFLTLKGLHLIYERNMSERELPRVKERLNNE
- the hslO gene encoding Hsp33 family molecular chaperone HslO, with translation MSDYLVKAVAYEGTIRAYAVRSTDMVAEVQRRHTMWPTATAALGRTMTAAAMMGAMAKGNDKLTIKVEGNGPIGAMIVDANANGEVRGYATNPHVHFELNDQGKLDVRRAVGTEGMLTVVKDLGLRDFFTGQVPLVSGEIAEDFTQYFVVSEQVPSAVGLGVLVNPDNTVKAAGGFIIQVMPGATDETISLLEEKIASVDPISKQIDRGLTPEEILGEVLGTEQVTVLDRLDVKFSCNCSKERFGNAIIGLGEKEIREMIEEDEKAEAHCHFCLETYTYSKDELEGFIDEIRSQS